One Sulfurimonas sp. genomic window carries:
- the lepB gene encoding signal peptidase I: MKEILHKTYKFSNSWTGTIIIVLFVIFFIAQAFRIPSGSMKDSLLIGDHLFAKKFAYGIPMPHLPFLETSIMPWSDSLRLMDGDRPKRGDIVIFRYPQNPKQHFVKRCVALPDDELFVLNKDLYLHHNEGDEWIKKNFKEEDIIIFAGKLWVKNPYMKEHPGIHHDDKIVDNGKYPMPIFNFAPIKVDKNNYFMMGDNRDHSNDSRFWGAVPYENIEGTPWFVYFSIDDNWEIRWDRVGKTPTDLEGSFYLNKAIAERVKTDKDDHGIY; the protein is encoded by the coding sequence ATGAAAGAGATTTTACACAAAACTTATAAGTTTTCAAACTCATGGACAGGGACTATCATCATAGTTCTTTTTGTTATTTTTTTTATTGCTCAGGCTTTTAGAATTCCAAGCGGTTCGATGAAAGACTCCCTGCTTATCGGAGATCATCTTTTTGCTAAAAAATTTGCATACGGTATCCCTATGCCGCATCTTCCGTTTTTAGAAACTTCCATTATGCCGTGGAGTGACTCCCTTCGTTTAATGGACGGAGACAGACCCAAAAGAGGTGATATCGTAATATTTAGATATCCGCAAAATCCTAAGCAACACTTTGTAAAAAGATGTGTAGCACTCCCTGATGATGAACTTTTCGTTCTTAACAAAGATCTCTATCTTCATCATAATGAGGGTGATGAGTGGATTAAAAAGAATTTTAAAGAAGAGGATATTATTATTTTTGCCGGAAAACTTTGGGTTAAAAATCCGTATATGAAAGAGCATCCCGGTATTCATCACGATGATAAAATCGTAGATAACGGCAAGTATCCAATGCCTATTTTTAACTTTGCTCCGATTAAAGTTGATAAGAACAACTACTTTATGATGGGTGACAATCGCGATCACTCAAACGACAGCCGTTTCTGGGGAGCCGTACCTTATGAAAATATAGAGGGGACTCCTTGGTTTGTTTATTTTAGCATAGATGACAATTGGGAAATCAGATGGGATAGGGTCGGCAAAACACCGACTGATTTAGAAGGCTCTTTTTATCTGAACAAAGCAATAGCAGAGAGAGTAAAAACAGATAAAGATGATCATGGAATCTATTGA